The Glycine soja cultivar W05 chromosome 6, ASM419377v2, whole genome shotgun sequence genome has a window encoding:
- the LOC114417069 gene encoding vascular-related unknown protein 1-like isoform X2, with protein sequence MSSTTKAPPSSNDAMSTEESGWTTYFDDFFNNHVVDNNKCSMPLSGGVASSSLVSDAASSAEKKKVANSKQVEEFNYVNRYVKRSSFKKRKDVITALIDDSLEDTATSPLNSPK encoded by the exons ATGAGTTCCACAACCAAAGCCCCTCCTTCCTCTAATGATGCTATGTCAACTGAGGAGAGTGGTTGGACGACATACTTTGATGACTTCTTCAACAACCATGTTGTTGATAACAACAAGTGTTCCATGCCTTTATCCGGTGGTGTTGCTAGCTCCTCCCTTGTCTCCGATGCAGCTTCTTCGGCAGAGAAGAAAAAAGTGGCAAATAGTAAACAAGTTGAGGAGTTTAATTATGTGAATAGATATGTCAAGAGATCAAGTTTCAAGAAGAGGAAGGATGTCATAACGGCTTTGATTGATGACTCTTTGGAAGATACGGCAACTTCTCCTCTTAATAGTCCCAAG TAG
- the LOC114417069 gene encoding vascular-related unknown protein 1-like isoform X1, whose amino-acid sequence MSSTTKAPPSSNDAMSTEESGWTTYFDDFFNNHVVDNNKCSMPLSGGVASSSLVSDAASSAEKKKVANSKQVEEFNYVNRYVKRSSFKKRKDVITALIDDSLEDTATSPLNSPKVLYANQKIDKANRRK is encoded by the exons ATGAGTTCCACAACCAAAGCCCCTCCTTCCTCTAATGATGCTATGTCAACTGAGGAGAGTGGTTGGACGACATACTTTGATGACTTCTTCAACAACCATGTTGTTGATAACAACAAGTGTTCCATGCCTTTATCCGGTGGTGTTGCTAGCTCCTCCCTTGTCTCCGATGCAGCTTCTTCGGCAGAGAAGAAAAAAGTGGCAAATAGTAAACAAGTTGAGGAGTTTAATTATGTGAATAGATATGTCAAGAGATCAAGTTTCAAGAAGAGGAAGGATGTCATAACGGCTTTGATTGATGACTCTTTGGAAGATACGGCAACTTCTCCTCTTAATAGTCCCAAG GTTTTGTATGCGAATCAGAAGATTGACAAGGCAAACAGACGGAAGTAG